In Topomyia yanbarensis strain Yona2022 chromosome 2, ASM3024719v1, whole genome shotgun sequence, one DNA window encodes the following:
- the LOC131683374 gene encoding probable ATP-dependent RNA helicase kurz gives MGKRRFNEKGRKQFETIIDNSATKQIKLDFQSEDYVGTDEANLLVLPSRKRPTKIKRDKAAVSKILSKKQRKRLEKIVDQKKKKENRLSLITALAEVQVSNEELKNYTKLSSVQTKGLKQHFKEQKFGSIIKTATIIPGRSCEQKNKNLVQTRKKRLALSRKRKCLEDAEHVGNFFNIVEENSSSDKEIHGENEDNARGGTDKNIPPDQQNMPLPKHTEFVGKSLKPEAENKANVKVARLERQPVTYVHLDRDPEIQAARLKLPILAEEQVIMETISENSVTILAGETGSGKTTQIPQFLYEAGYALPAHGMIVITEPRRVAAISMSKRVSTEMNVSTSIVSYLIRFEGNVTDHTRIKFVTDGVLLKEIENDFMLTAYSVVILDEAHERSIYTDILVGLLSRIVVLRNKKGIPLKLIIMSATLRVKDFTENQMLFSKIPPIINVESRQFPVTVHFSKTTSSDYVREALLKTVKIHTKLPEGGILVFLTGQKEVSYMVKKLRKAFPYKENRSIKCAIPNSIASISEDEDEQLKTFVNSNKAPKRDKKQKLKQKNKKSGIELPQINLDNYQMPWDESEPDERDNQDDGNLSADETNDTESDCDDLLRIAEQTASQPLWVLPLYSILSSGKQQRVFETPPDGTRLCVVATNVAETSLTIPGIKYVVDCGRKKTKLYDKVTGVTAFVVTFISKASANQRAGRAGRVTAGHCYRLYSSAVYNDEFVDYATPEIQLKPVDDLVLQMKCMGIDKVVNFPFPSPPDRTQLQIAEKKLLLMGALQECIINTNNKSQSLTRVTDLGRTISAFPVAPRFGKMLALSHQHGLLPYTICMVAALSVQEVLQEVSLSEESSSCKKWRSKRKAWAGTNNSLLLGDPMILLRAVGAAEFANSKNRLPEFCEDNGIRLKAIKEIRKLRVQLTNESNANFTDLNLMVDPMLLPPNDTQANLLRQLMLVGMADRVARKIPDTEIKLKADRIKYKQAYNLPDMDEPVFIHSSSVLHKQNAEWICYQEAYGTVEGGKSKMFLRGITAVQPEWLLQLAPKYCNIIKVLDEPEPTYNSAKDIILCSVQATIGKSGWVLPITEIEMPKDMIRCQYFSKFFISGCVFPKLKRFRKSLLSSPEALVKSYSSTIPRINTFVKTMLQNDIYDRTRLIRLWEVDHNFLLHEYQQFLPASCHEDVRNIWPPIN, from the exons ATGGGGAAAAGACGATTTAACGAAAAAGGCCGAAAGCAATTTGAAACAATCATCGATAACAGTGCTACTAAACAG ATAAAATTAGATTTCCAAAGTGAGGACTATGTCGGAACAGATGAAGCAAATTTACTGGTGCTACCCTCCAGAAAACGACCAACTAAAATTAAACGAGATAAAGCGGCTGTTTCAAAAATTCTGtctaaaaaacaaagaaaacgtCTGGAAAAAATTGTCgatcaaaaaaagaaaaaggaaaatcGTTTGTCATTGATCACTGCCTTGGCTGAAGTACAAGTATCGAACGAAGAATTAAAAAACTACACCAAGCTAAGCTCGGTGCAAACCAAAGGTTTGAAGCAACATTTTAAGGAGCAAAAGTTTGGCTCTATCATAAAAACGGCAACCATCATCCCTGGCCGCAGCTGTGAGCAAAAAAATAAGAACCTGGTTCAAACTAGAAAAAAGCGTCTGGCTCTATCTAGAAAACGAAAATGTCTGGAAGATGCTGAACACGtcggaaatttttttaacattgttgAAGAAAATTCGTCTTCAGACAAGGAAATACATGGGGAAAATGAAGATAATGCCAGAGGAGGTACAGATAAAAATATCCCCCCTGATCAACAAAATATGCCACTACCCAAGCACACAGAATTTGTGGGAAAATCTTTGAAACCTGAAGCAGAAAATAAAGCAAATGTGAAGGTAGCACGCTTGGAAAGACAACCAGTTACGTATGTTCATCTAGATCGTGATCCGGAAATTCAGGCCGCTCGATTAAAGCTTCCTATACTTGCCGAAGAGCAAGTAATCATGGAAACAATCAGTGAAAACTCTGTCACTATTCTAGCTGGAGAAACTGGAAGTGGTAAAACAACACAGATTCCACAATTCTTATATGAAGCTGGATATGCACTGCCAGCGCATGGCATGATCGTTATAACTGAGCCACGGCGTGTTGCTGCAATTTCAATGTCGAAACGAGTCTCCACAGAAATGAATGTTTCAACTAGTATCGTTTCGTATTTAATTCGTTTTGAAGGTAACGTTACGGATCATACTAGAATAAAATTCGTTACAGATGGTGTATTGTTGAAAGAAATTGAAAACGATTTTATGCTTACGGCATACTCTGTTGTTATTTTGGATGAAGCACACGAACGTAGTATATACACTGATATACTTGTTGGCCTGTTATCGAGGATTGTTGTTTTACGAAATAAGAAAGGAATTCCTTTAAAACTGATTATAATGTCAGCCACACTAAGGGTAAAAGATTTTACGGAAAATCAGATGCTCTTCAGTAAGATTCCACCGATTATTAATGTAGAATCGCGACAATTTCCAGTGACTGTACATTTCAGTAAAACAACTTCTTCAGATTATGTCCGCGAAGCATTgttaaaaacagtaaaaatacATACCAAGTTACCGGAAGGTGGTATACTGGTTTTTTTAACGGGCCAGAAGGAAGTCTCTTATATGGTAAAAAAACTTCGAAAAGCCTTTCCATACAAAGAGAATCGTTCGATTAAGTGTGCTATACCGAATTCGATAGCAAGTATCTCCGAAGATGAAGACGAGCAGTTGAAAACTTTTGTTAATTCTAACAAAGCACCAAAGCGAGATAAAAAGCAAAAACTtaaacaaaaaaacaagaagTCAGGGATTGAATTACCTCAAATTAACTTGGATAACTACCAAATGCCATGGGACGAATCAGAGCCAGATGAAAGAGATAACCAAGACGATGGTAATTTATCAGCAGATGAGACCAATGATACCGAGTCGGATTGTGATGATTTGTTGCGTATTGCTGAACAAACCGCCAGTCAGCCACTTTGGGTGCTACCTTTGTATTCTATCCTGTCCTCTGGAAAACAACAACGAGTGTTTGAAACTCCTCCTGATGGGACTAGACTCTGCGTAGTAGCTACTAATGTTGCAGAAACATCGCTCACAATCCCTGGCATTAAGTATGTGGTCGATTGTGGgcgcaaaaaaacaaaattatatgaTAAAGTAACTGGTGTGACTGCTTTTGTAGTAACCTTCATTAGCAAAGCATCGGCTAATCAGCGAGCTGGGAGAGCCGGAAGAGTTACTGCTGGTCACTGTTATCGCCTTTATTCAAGTGCAGTGTATAATGATGAATTTGTGGATTATGCTACTCCGGAAATTCAGCTGAAACCGGTCGACGATCTGGTGCTACAGATGAAATGTATGGGCATTGATAAAGTTGTTAATTTTCCGTTTCCTTCGCCTCCGGATCGCACACAGCTACAGATAGCTGAGAAAAAACTCCTGCTCATGGGCGCGCTTCAGGAATGCATCATAAACACAAACAATAAATCCCAATCACTGACTCGCGTAACTGATTTAGGTCGTACAATTTCTGCATTTCCCGTTGCTCCACGGTTTGGGAAAATGTTGGCTTTAAGTCATCAGCATGGTTTACTGCCATACACCATTTGTATGGTAGCTGCTCTTTCGGTTCAGGAAGTTCTTCAAGAAGTATCCCTTTCCGAAGAATCCAGCAGTTGCAAGAAGTGGCGTAGCAAACGAAAAGCTTGGGCGGGAACTAACAACTCCCTCCTGCTCGGTGATCCTATGATTCTACTTCGAGCGGTGGGAGCTGCTGAATTTGCCAACAGCAAAAATCGACTTCCCGAATTCTGCGAAGATAATGGCATACGTCTAAAGGCAATCAAAGAGATTCGTAAGTTACGTGTTCAGCTTACCAACGAAAGTAACGCAAATTTCACGGATCTCAACCTTATGGTGGATCCAATGTTATTACCACCGAATGATACACAAGCCAATCTTCTGCGACAGTTGATGCTAGTTGGAATGGCCGATCGAGTTGCTCGAAAAATTCCGGATACCGAAATAAAATTGAAAGCGGACCGTATCAAGTACAAACAGGCGTATAATTTACCAGACATGGATGAACCTGTTTTTATACACTCCAGTTCGGTTTTGCATAAGCAAAATGCCGAGTGGATTTGCTATCAAGAAGCATATGGAACCGTGGAAGGAGGAAAAAGTAAAATGTTTCTCCGGGGTATTACAGCTGTTCAACCAGAATGGCTGCTGCAGTTAGCGCCGAAATATTGTAACATTATCAAAGTGCTGGATGAACCAGAACCGACGTATAATTCAGCAAAAGATATCATTTTATGTTCAGTACAAGCAACTATAGGGAAATCTGGTTGGGTGTTGCCGATCACGGAGATAGAAATGCCGAAGGATATGATACGATGCCA atacttttcgaaatttttcatttctggGTGCGTGTTTCCCAAACTGAAGCGATTCAGGAAAAGTCTACTTTCGTCACCAGAAGCGCTAGTAAAATCATATTCATCAACAATTCCACGGATCAATACATTTGTAAAAACTATGCTTCAGAATGACATTTACGATAGAACTCGTTTGATTCGGCTTTGGGAGGTTGATCACAATT ttCTACTTCATGAGTATCAACAATTTCTTCCTGCATCATGTCATGAAGACGTACGAAATATTTGGCCGCCAATCAACTAA